The window CCAGCCATGCGCGTCTCTCACCAAGCGTCTCTGCCTGCGCTCTTCGCTCAAGGCGCCTATGCTGGTGGTCAAGAGGAAGTCGCCTACCTGCAGCGCAACCGCGTGGCAATGgacgcgttgctgctgcatccaCACGAAATTTCTTTCAAGAAGAAGTTTGTCAGTCGCATGCGCAATGGCCACCGCCGGCTgcgcatggaggaggagagcgcccCACCCTACTCTGCGAGCGGGTGAGAACCAAAACAAAAGTGGCTGGTTGTATGCGTATGCGGTTtggtctcctcctcgccacgctctgcctcctcttgCCGTGCGTCCTCATCACattcttttttcttctcttttctcttgctctAAGCGGTgcacaccacctccccccctccgccccctccccccactgtGCTCAAGTGAGCGCCTGGAACTCCATCacgccctccgcctctcttcttttctctcttccactcgCCCCTTTCTCTGCGCCACGCCACCTTTCCTAGCACCTAGCGGTGCGGTCGAGTGGGTACCTGCGTGTGGGCAAGCGCCATAATGAATGCATGGGctgagtgagggaggggcagagggaggagacgcaCAGCTGCATGCGAGTGCGTACCATCGCGTCCGTAGCAAGGGGAGAAGAGCCCAgtgtttctctcgctctctggtgtttaacgagagagagagagacaagccGTAACCGATAACTACTGGCAGTGCTAGATGTCTGGGCTTATGGGCTTGTGCACCACTCTTTCCCACTTCTCACTCTCCCGCCGGAGACTAAAGACCCTTTTCGAGGCTTTCTCTCTAtttctctgcgcgtgtgtccgCGTCGGTGAATTCACAGGCGCGGCTACCCTGGCAggtcgtctctctcgctcgctctctcgagtgagggggaggggacgacTTGACGGTTGTGTACGAAGAGGCAAAATGAACCCGATCTTCCCAGTACAATCACCTTCTCGAtcatctcctccctccccacttTCATTTTCCTtgccgccgctcttcttgctctctcttctttcaaCCTTCTCctggtgccgctgtcgctgagggtggcgatggcggtggaAAACGATCCACATCTCCTTCCCTTTGGCTCACTCatactccccccctctcgccccccccccacacacacacccacgacCGCTACACGGTTCCTAAGGTGGAGTGGAGGAGCGCCATCTTTCTGAGTAAACGCAGGCATCTTACCCGAGCACGTGtgcctcccctttcccctcaaAGTGTTCgtgctttcctctccctttccttggTTGATTTCACAGAGTTGTacgcctctccttctcctttccttccctcttctccgttgGTACATCAGCCATCGCCATCCTCAGTCGCACCACTGCTCTTGTCGCCGTTGGCGCCATCATCACTGACCGCTGAGCACTTCTTCGGCTTCTCTTTTACTTTCTCTCCCGTTCTGTATGCGTCTCGCACGCTTGGTATGGAGCGATGGAGCGCAGTGGGTTTGGTGACGCCTTTAGGtgcggcaacggcggtggcCGAGGTGGGGCCGCCCTTCTGACCAACGAGTCgtcctcgctgcagcgcacggcCAAGGCCCGAGCCCACGCGGCGCAGTACCTCATGATGGGGGTCGACAACGCATTTATGCCGCTGTTGCCCGATCACCCGGGAAAGCGCATCTCGCTGCATAGACAGCTGCGTGGGCGTTACAACCCCACACAaatccccctctcctcgctgtcaTGCGCCGCCTACCTGAGCGCAGGCGATGTTGCGCAGTTGGCGACGCTGTTTCACCAGTTCAGCTTGTTTTCCAGCGAGGTGGCCAATACCCTCGATAtggacgacagcagcggcagcggtagaaaccacagcagcgcagaggggaAGAGTGGGGCCGCGGTgtcagcgacagcgatggCGAGACTGGCAAAGGCGACCAAGAGTCGACCCCGATCTCCCGGGCGCGGAAACGAAGCGCGTCTACAGCCGTCCCCCGGGGTCTgcactacagcagcagcagctgctcctcctccagtggCGATGGATGTTACTCATGGTAAGAGTGGCATGGGACTGGTGCGATGTGTCGCGCGACGACCACCGCCGGCGACAGAACTGCCCGAGAGCTTGAGACCTGCCTCACTTCGAGGTGCTGGTGTTgtagccgctgccgctgggaCGGCTGTGCCGCCTTCATCATTCGCCACGCCATCCACTgtgagaaaggaaaaggggaagctGGTAGCGCAGACGCCGATCAaaatggcggcggcggtggatcGGGGCGAGCTGGCGGAGCCCTTCACCAGCGAAAGCAATGATGCTGCCTTAACCACCGGATGGCTTGTGGAACTGCTTCTGGAGATGGTGATTGAAAATTCCGCCCGTTCGGCATGCGTtagtggcggaggcgctggggcagcagcggcagcagcaatcACATCGGGACAGTCGCCGATGCCCTCTGCTGAGTCGCTGCCTCCGTCGCGGTCCGGTGCCGGTAGTCGTCATCCAtacaagagcggcagcgtcgctccCGCAGCGCCAATGGGCTTCAACGCCTCGACGACGCTCTACCAGGCTCGTCGCCGAGAAGCACGTGTGGATGAGCTGCTCCACTTCAAGGCGGAGTTGACCGCCTGGGCAGAGCATCTCGCTCAAAACTGCGAGCAGTGCGAGCACCGGGCTGTGTGGCAGCAATGCGCTGCCCAAGATGAGTTACTGCAACGCTACCAAGCGTGTGTCCTGCACAGCCAGTCTCCAAGGCTGGCGGGATCCTCATTGGCTAGTGCACCTGgcgtcactgctgcagctctctcttCGCATCCCAAGATTATGAGCTTCGAGAACTTTGAATCTGCGGGTGTGCTGATGAGTAGCAAGGCTGGCAGTAATGTCTCCCCGcaccgtggcggtggcgccggcggACGTGGCAACGTTAGCTGGGGACTGCCGCACGTCGTCGACTCTGTTCTGCAGAATGTGGTGATGTCCCCTGCTGCACACGGGGCTCTCTGCTCCTCACCGCGGGGCTCAACTGCAGGACTGACCAAGCCGACTACAGACCCTCAGTCGCACATGACCCCCACTTCGGTACGGCAGCAATTACCAGGGATCGCCACTCGCTCGGAGATTAGTGACGCCGACGAGATGCCTTCGATGcacaacagcgacagcggtgacggcggcctCGTACATGCCTCTTCTCCAGGGGAGATCCTCCAGTCCACCGTTTCTTCTTTCACTGACTCAATGACGCTTCTGTCATCCAATGCCGCCGGAGTGGTAGCGAGTGTGGCGCCCCCGTTTGTCAATGCGCCTGCAGTGGGACTaagtggcgcagctgcggatCGAAGCCTGATAGCAGTAAAGGCGTGGCTCACAGCCCCTGCGTTGAAGGACTTATTGCCGCAGCCAGCACAGCTGTACGCGTATCTGTGGGCCTcgagcgccgcagcgaggctagcggaagaggagacaaGGGATAttcatcaccatcaccggTGCGTGCGAATGGCACGTGGCACACAACTGCTGCCTGGCAACGGGGGGGATGGGTATGCCGGAGGCAGCAACGCAAGCCGTGCTGGGAGTGCTGCGGGCGCTCGGCGCAGCCGTGCAGCTGTGGTGCAGTATTTGGTGTGCTGGAGCGACGTCGCGAGCAACCTACTGATGGGACTGGAGACGACGTGTCTGTCGCAACAGCAAGAGTCGTCCTACGCGCGGGTGCCGACTGCGCTGCTCGAGGACTCggcggagatggcggcgcccAAGACAGCCGGACTGGGTTATCACATCGACACCGCGCCACCTTTATCCATCGGGGCCCATGAGGATAAaggtgacgacgacagcgactcACTTGAGGACGATATggcaggtggcggcggtacCGGCGTTGCGGGTAACGGCCACTCGTGCAGGCGCCGGCAGCACAAGAGTAGTTTCGGCAATGACGCTGTTGCattgcagcagcgagcgatACTGTTCAGCAGCCTCGGCGCGGCTGCCGAGAACACCCTGGATGTCCTTCATAGGGAGGCGGCAGATCACATTCTCGCCTCCCCGACGCAGTGTTACACGGTCACCAGCAGCAAGGACGGCCTCCTCAAGGTGTGGGACACCAGTTGCGGTCAGTTTGTATCCACAATCCTGAACATTGGGCAGTCGTGGGTGCTCACCATGACTTTCCTGCATGGCGGCGAGTTTCTCATGGTGGCGACGAGCGCGGCGGAGATCACCGTTGTGAACTTCCCGGCTGGtggggtgctgctgaagctgcgtGGCTGCACCTCactggcgacggcggtgccgcaggTCAAGCAGCTATCCACGTTCTTTACAAAGCGCTATGGGCTGAAGCCAGGTGAGTGTGGCCAGCACAAGCCGAcggacggcgacggtggcggttggctcggcgcagcggcggccgcccgCCTCATGGAGTGTGCGGATGGCGATGGCGAGCCTATTGTGGCACGGCCCATCGTGGGCTATGTCACACCCACCGCGGCCTTCTATGACGCCGAGGTGggctttttcttctttggcaCTATGAGTGGCATGGTCGGCTGCATAGACCTGACAGCGATCTTGTCGCGCACAGCcctgcacgccgctgctgccggcgccggGTGGGCGTACCCGCTGCAGGTGTACGACTCCGTCTTTGCCCATCTGGAGGTGTTGCCGCCGGAAGTGGACGCCACGGTGACACCTGCACAAGAGATGACATTGTCGTCTCTTGAGGCCGCCGTCATGCACTCCCATTTGCCCACCACTGACCGCCGCAAAGCGCGCGCACCGTTGGCGCTCTCGGTGGCTGCCAGCAGCCGTGGTGTGCCGGTGAACCGACTCTTCTACTGCGGTGTAGGGCACTGCATCATCTCTTCTGACCCCGACGGCGGCATCGTACGCACCTCCTTCACTGCCGATGCTGACACCCTTGACTACACCCTTGGCACTCCgtcggtggtgatggcgacTGCCAAGCCGATTCGCTTCATGGTGAGCTGCTCTAGGGGCCGCCGCTTCGTCACAGTGCACCGAGACCGCCGCGCCTTCTTGTGGACTGTTGGCCGCACCTTGACGGAGTGCGTTCATCAGTACCCCCAGGAGGCGTACGACATCATTGATGCCTGCTTTATGCCACCGCATCAGCAGGTGGCCATGCTCATGGCGGACCACAGCATCCGCATCTACGACGAGAGGGGGTCGCGTCCGTTGACTTTCATCCAACCTCCGCGCGGGCTAAGCAGCAGAGCCGAGGACATTGCCTCCATGACCCTCAAGTGCTCTGCCAACGACGTTGATGGCTGCTTGACCTACTTGCCGACGACGCAGCGGCTGGTCTGTGGGCTGCGGGGCCCCGTCCTGTATGAGCCTGCAGGACGCGCCCCGACGCGGGGTGCCGCCTCGACCGGTACCGTCATGGATCTCGAGATGCTGGTCACGACTGATGCGCGGGAGGGGAAAAATTTGAACCCAactgacgcagcagccgtgtCATCGACAGCGGGGATGCGGATGGTGGAGGTGCACTCACCGTCTGCGGTGTCGTTATCGCTGGAGtcctcgctgtcgttgcccccgctgccgcagtcgaTCTTGTCCTTCTATGCGCCAACTTCGACTGCTCGTGCGGCAATGCAGCAGGTGACCATTCTCGTGTCGAGGCACCCGCGCAACGTGTCCGCTTCCGTGTCAACCGACTCTTCCGCCTATGGTGGGATGTGCGgtgccgaggacgacgccaCCAGCACGGAAACTGAAAAGGCaagaactgctgctgcggcggcgcagaaggagaaacggcgccagcgccaggTGAGTGCCACTCTGCAGAAGTGCCATGAGCGGCTGCGGCCCTATCAGACTCACTCCTCAGCCGTTATTGGGCTTCTGCTCGACCCCGAGCGCGGCGAGCTACACAGCTTCAGCACTGATGCGTGGTGCGTGTGGTGTTACGAGACTGGTAAGCGCCTCCGTGCGCCTCTCCACGTCCCGAGTGCGGCGGAGAAAGAGCTGGCGGTGCGCAGCCGGCGTACGCTCctgacgtgctgcagctggagcacCGAAGGGCGCACTCGTGTGCTGGTTGGGACACGCGACAGCCGCGTACTGACCCTGGACGCACGCGTCGGATCCGTCATGAGCACGACGGAGCCATTCACGCAGAGTGCCAG is drawn from Leishmania panamensis strain MHOM/PA/94/PSC-1 chromosome 24 sequence and contains these coding sequences:
- a CDS encoding hypothetical protein (TriTrypDB/GeneDB-style sysID: LpmP.24.1450), which translates into the protein MERSGFGDAFRCGNGGGRGGAALLTNESSSLQRTAKARAHAAQYLMMGVDNAFMPLLPDHPGKRISLHRQLRGRYNPTQIPLSSLSCAAYLSAGDVAQLATLFHQFSLFSSEVANTLDMDDSSGSGRNHSSAEGKSGAAVSATAMARLAKATKSRPRSPGRGNEARLQPSPGVCTTAAAAAPPPVAMDVTHGKSGMGLVRCVARRPPPATELPESLRPASLRGAGVVAAAAGTAVPPSSFATPSTVRKEKGKLVAQTPIKMAAAVDRGELAEPFTSESNDAALTTGWLVELLLEMVIENSARSACVSGGGAGAAAAAAITSGQSPMPSAESLPPSRSGAGSRHPYKSGSVAPAAPMGFNASTTLYQARRREARVDELLHFKAELTAWAEHLAQNCEQCEHRAVWQQCAAQDELLQRYQACVLHSQSPRLAGSSLASAPGVTAAALSSHPKIMSFENFESAGVLMSSKAGSNVSPHRGGGAGGRGNVSWGLPHVVDSVLQNVVMSPAAHGALCSSPRGSTAGLTKPTTDPQSHMTPTSVRQQLPGIATRSEISDADEMPSMHNSDSGDGGLVHASSPGEILQSTVSSFTDSMTLLSSNAAGVVASVAPPFVNAPAVGLSGAAADRSLIAVKAWLTAPALKDLLPQPAQLYAYLWASSAAARLAEEETRDIHHHHRCVRMARGTQLLPGNGGDGYAGGSNASRAGSAAGARRSRAAVVQYLVCWSDVASNLLMGLETTCLSQQQESSYARVPTALLEDSAEMAAPKTAGLGYHIDTAPPLSIGAHEDKGDDDSDSLEDDMAGGGGTGVAGNGHSCRRRQHKSSFGNDAVALQQRAILFSSLGAAAENTLDVLHREAADHILASPTQCYTVTSSKDGLLKVWDTSCGQFVSTILNIGQSWVLTMTFLHGGEFLMVATSAAEITVVNFPAGGVLLKLRGCTSLATAVPQVKQLSTFFTKRYGLKPGECGQHKPTDGDGGGWLGAAAAARLMECADGDGEPIVARPIVGYVTPTAAFYDAEVGFFFFGTMSGMVGCIDLTAILSRTALHAAAAGAGWAYPLQVYDSVFAHLEVLPPEVDATVTPAQEMTLSSLEAAVMHSHLPTTDRRKARAPLALSVAASSRGVPVNRLFYCGVGHCIISSDPDGGIVRTSFTADADTLDYTLGTPSVVMATAKPIRFMVSCSRGRRFVTVHRDRRAFLWTVGRTLTECVHQYPQEAYDIIDACFMPPHQQVAMLMADHSIRIYDERGSRPLTFIQPPRGLSSRAEDIASMTLKCSANDVDGCLTYLPTTQRLVCGLRGPVLYEPAGRAPTRGAASTGTVMDLEMLVTTDAREGKNLNPTDAAAVSSTAGMRMVEVHSPSAVSLSLESSLSLPPLPQSILSFYAPTSTARAAMQQVTILVSRHPRNVSASVSTDSSAYGGMCGAEDDATSTETEKARTAAAAAQKEKRRQRQVSATLQKCHERLRPYQTHSSAVIGLLLDPERGELHSFSTDAWCVWCYETGKRLRAPLHVPSAAEKELAVRSRRTLLTCCSWSTEGRTRVLVGTRDSRVLTLDARVGSVMSTTEPFTQSARGPTAGASSPILLADRDVGAISSSGNRTLLCSGHVCEVRRYEVTSAPQPSGEQKFISMRVELPSATSAVTGSSTHGGGTATTIVPAAAVAKDMKGTTSTARGGCSDTTITACCVVRESHLCLGTADTQLFFYRMVDRSSPVHVEVLCDAQEVPDVGRVVGLNYLNNSTHDMLLAVVDTGILFLYSYTLQRTLGRYSFPLLGKTVFPAVPHACTPRAHTRAPQQQEHYITSVGLACEVIGAPQSSLVIMACGDSAGYVHVVPLAHMVAEASSTLSRERGVSGAARVPRAHKLRVAASFRASRGGISSLELLAVNSSKPMVGMHSYVATTPTSPEHILADKGGRPDGPASTTATTMATPPNARFSEPFLLVFAAGFDGNVRIFSLSISALQQPDVLPVFPLTLTTSTSAWSLPPTQPQLLQSTTASASCTRASLNRAVLSSQPGCSSSFHTVGGRRASLLSHASGAMRYEVTTVGLCGVDTWDLCDPRTFSDVEQAMVMTQARSDGHVGVVLPSILDDVDDRESNAEGCGVAADNDSAREDHTAAVGVASTIPGKGTGAVLLYDILRKSKKQRTGSSTAAAGANVQPLSHQPRLAATTTVTAADGAALRQCGTAPGSQPLPPPPSTRIASPTATAAVAGALAVTARSRKDDACANNEPVRSPGWCASAALPSPFLPSPPPVQFMPHTIEELVRDALPSSWSRSTTMRGGAAAFSSLFDFPLHNAADDMRDDSINDTLSPTPSPREKRNPLVRVYPLTLLRRMGLLHPLDTTPDIDPVTGLPVLISACEAFKPWEAWLLGMGSVSTAATSTVHMSTSLTCSVKSVPPPLPPTEVSAPASAVALRGTGTVINVPQRASAPSSSCSSSSSLPSGLLWPRRITVTASPTSPSLIPEFERSAGEEVEEGRRRSSTGVDDTEGGVSVFLTEGGVEWARPKAFIETNTNPLPSLSGTPLTKTAAGETSFGLHRTTKVGERTIALGAEPPQRLTVRDSGEALSRQSISSESPSTALAWSSRSRPLFFPPAPPTPAQLLESQKLTYLRGVLGSVDADVLRMREDQMMLVHMARRLDCSRQAPPPACAGTIPTSTRGIPAMGEYTSRLMRLWRQRAGDTAAATVAAVSALGAVATAGTPGTAAATEEEGATNNARVATTAARVREAKPGYGSVPTRGLKGSGNGALGKAMVAPGQREPTVMLSSSRSMRQSTHESQSNSIAAYASMLQASPPTTFGLDLLALSLPNEPQAAPTRAQHRTSRGANAVLSARAAASPSGRGAKAAMSAADGTATSSKAIPHLEARLPMIAVQQEVQPIRVNLPSTLRRDEGERMWLRRFEAVFNSVDSGNRR